Genomic window (Drosophila willistoni isolate 14030-0811.24 chromosome 2L unlocalized genomic scaffold, UCI_dwil_1.1 Seg196, whole genome shotgun sequence):
TTGAAGCACATAAATTTGCGTAATTGTGGCTTCGCCGATTGGCAGGATGTCATGCAGACGGCTCTGCTGTGGCCAGACATCATATCATTGGGACTCCAAGAGAACTCTCTAAGTCAACTGTCTGTGGTGAACTGTGAAAGCATTTTCAGGCAACTCCAGGAACTGGACTTGCATCGTACAAATTTAATGGACTTTGATCAAGTGTGCAAATTGGGAAATATACGTACTTTACGTTCCCTGAATCTCATGGAGAATGGTATAGAGGAGATTAAGTTACCAGAATGTGATCCGCAATTAAAACTAAACATATTCATGTCACTGGAGCAGCTCAATCTATTACACAATCCCATTTGGAATGAGGTAATTATTAGCCTACTACAAATGGCAGATGGATGGGGATTAATGTGATTTTCTTTCTTCAGGCGGATGCGTTTAATGAATTGGACAAATTGCCACAACTAAAGCGTCTGAGCAAGACGCCGCATTTGAAATCGAATTTTGATGAAATGGTCTCCAAGGCAGTGGCTAGCATAGCCAATTTACAATATATCAATCGGGCTGAGGTTATGCCAGATGAAAGACGTGGCGCAGAGTATGATATCTGGAAGAAATATGCTGTCGATTGGTTGCAGGCCACGCAACAGGGAGCAGATGCTTTAAGGGAGTTCTGCAGAAAGCATCGCACATATCCTTTGCTGGTCAAAAGTAAGCTTACTTAGTTTAGAAATGAATTTGTCAATTAATCAGTTCTGCGTTTTTACCCCATTTTAGAATATGGCTCTCcaattgattttgtgcctcGTCCTCAAATCAAGCAATCCAATCTAATTAAAGTTCGTATACTCCATAAATCAAGTGGCCAATTTTGGGAGAAAAAGGTGCCACGGATGATTACAGTACAAACACTGCAGGGATTGGTTATGAAACATTTCCATTTGGCTGGGAATACACCACAACTCTGTTATATTGATGCCAAACATCCAGAATTGGTCGTCCCATTGGATAATAATGCCAAAACATTGGATTTCTATTCCGTGCAGGAGCATGACACAGTTTTGGTTCAGTGAAAAATTTGATTCTTCCTAGCTTATCCAATTTTCTTTGGTATTTCCTTGTGGTATTTTAGtcttaaaattgaaaatgtctAAATTCAAAAAGTTTCTATtgattaattattataattttcgaATCCTGTGACTGGATCTTGATATCCCAGCAATTGCTTTTTGCAACAAAAATTAACAGTGTTATTGTTTAGGTACACACATAAGTTCAAATTTCCATTATGCAATTAAACgcaatatttatattttgttttgtttaacaaGCCATTAACGGAAAAAAATTGAAGTTTATATTTAAAAGGGTATAACAGTGAGCTTTGAGAATATATTCTTTAAATAAGAAGactaaaaggaaaaaacgGGTTCATTTGTTCAgatattatataattatatagcAGTGATCTATGGAAAGATCTTGGAACAAACTTGGACAGATAACCTTCATGATCTTGAGTGAGGAACTGAATTTCGTTGACTTCTTTGTTCTTGCATCTTCTAGAATTTAAATTACATTATTTTGCGCACTGAATGGCGCCACCGTAATTTAAGACGGCGCCACTGTGCTGAAATCAGCTGTTGGTTACGAATCTGTGTTCTGTGCAAGAGCAAGATGTTTGGAAAAgttttaaagttattaaatgGCCATAGAACGCATAATCTTCTACTGATTAATGTACGTAACCTGAACGCCGCCAGCCAAACCCATGGAGCAGTCTCCGCCACGCCGCCGCCCCCAACCAGTGAGGCCGAACGCCAAGAGGAGACGTCGCAGACGCAATCCCTGCAAAAGTCTCTGCACATTGCTGTCATTGGAGTACCCAATGTGGGAAAGAGCACGTTCATCAACAACATTATAAACCATAGagtaaatatttgaaatattaagACAAGTTGCAATCTTCCAAGACATCTACTTAATCCCTCAGGTTTGTCCCACTTCGGCCAAGGTGCATACCACACGCAAATCACATTCAGCCATTTGCACAACGGGACAGACACAATTGGTGTTTCACGACACTCCCGGCTTGGTGACACAACGCGAGATAAGAAAGCATAATTTAGAGCAGAGCTTCAAGAGCTCCTATCGCCATGCCATACAGAACGCCGACGTTATCGCCGTAATGCACGATGCCTCGAATAGTTGGACACGCAAAGAATTGCATCCAACTGTTTTGGATACCTTGAAGGCGTACGCTAATCTGCCAAGTTTTCTCATACTGAACAAGATTGATGTACTGAAATCGAAGCGTGTCCTTTTGGATTTAATCAAAACCTTGACCAATGACACGCTTACGGGCAAGAGATCGACCAAGGGTGTGCCTGTGCGAAATGATGTGGAGCAAGTGGAACCAGCCGTAGACACACGTCTAAGGCAACGTACAACCAATTGGAGTCACTTTCACGATGTTTTCCTAGTGTCAGGCTTAACTGGAAATGGTCTGGATGAGTTGCAGGACTATCTGCAGGACTTGGCCAAGCCAAGAGCGTGGAAATATGCCTCAGATGTTCATACAGATGCCAGCCCCGAAGCCCTAATTGTGGAGAGCGTACGTGCCCGCCTGCTGGACTATTTACCACAGGAGATACCCTACAATTTAAAATGCGAGCTGGAATACTACAGCGTGGAGAAAAGTAAGTTGAAATGGGGGCCCTAAACTGatccaatttaaatttgtaatcCTGTTCCAGATGTCATTTATACTTCGGTTCAAGTGCAGTGTCCCACTCAACGCATAGAGCGCTTGATTTGCGGTGAATCTAATGGCAAACTACGACAAATTACGGAACGTGTTACTTCCGATTTGGTGGAGATGTTTGGTCAGGCTGTTTCTCTGACCATTTCCACATTCGCGACGACAGGCAAGAAATCAAATTAACGTTGCTCTATAGTatctattaatttttaatcaaaacaaaataaaagaaaaaacaactaTAACAATTTCAAGTGCTTAACCAGTTTGTCCACTTCTTCGGTTGGGGCTGGTCCCAGACCTAGTACAGTAGCAGTTCCCGCTTCGAGTTGTGTACGTCCAGCGTCCCGTACCAATGCAGCCACCATTTTGGCTTCCCTTCCTTTGAGTTGTAAGTCCTCCAATTCCTTATAGTTCTCCACCCGTAGCACAATCTTTGGCTGGCCCATGCGGCACCAATATTGAAGTAGAGCACTCTGTTCCTGGGATCCCTGGGCCGCATTCTGATAGCACATAATTGCGGCATGAGCGCATTGTGCCGCCGTCTTGCCCTTACTCATTTTCAGATCCCCACGTACTATCAGAGCCAATTTGGTGGACGTTGGGACACTGGAACTTAGTAGCTTCCGAAGAAGTCTACTTAACATTGGCATATTTTTTACTCTGCTGGTCCACATACTTTTGCATGCAGGCCTTGAACTCCTTGACCTTCTCCTGGCACATGCGCCAGTCCCCCGTTTCCGCTATACACTCTTGCACCTTGTAATGTAGATCGATGCAGCCGGTCTTTTTAAGCATCACCTCGACGGGATCTTGCTCGCTTTCCAAAGCTCCGGGCATGTTTCACAATCCCACAGGGTTATGTAACGGCTCCGCTCGTGGCTACTCCTCAAAATTTGTGCGTTTTATTTTGATCTAGAGCGTTTAGTGTATTTGGATTTTTCCGAGTTTTGCaactttgaaaatattttcaccAGCTCAGAAAACAGCTGTTTCCCCCACTATTTCCGTCGAAGCGCCCCACTATTTGAGCCGTTGAGTCCAACTTCGAACCGATAATCGATAACTTCCATCGGGAACtgtgaaatttgaattttaagtTCTTACAACACAAAAGAATTCATTAAACTAGCTCATTTCATTGTGAAAGTCTAGTGGAGACCATAAAATAACAATTATTTTTAGATTAAGTTGGGCACGTTTTAAAGTGTTTGACTAATAAGAATTGTCAAGGttacaaaataaattcagCTCAAAGTGGAAAcgttttgatttatttttattggcAAGATGCGTTTCTTTTTGCATTTAGCATGTTTCGGTAAGTTCTCCTTTGTATTATTGTGGTTTGCTCTAAACgatttttaatcaaaatcgtTTGAAAAGTATATTTATATCTGCAGGATTCGCCAGATGACCTTGAATACAATTTCGATCCTATTAAAGAAGCCATAATTGCTACTGGAGATTTCTTGATATATGCAGGTGATAAATTATGGAATGTTGAACTGCTGGGAGAGCTTGGAAGAATTAAACCATtttaagaaaaaagaagaagaataatTGGTTTTTAATGGCAAATTAACTTGGTGTTGCCTGGGAGATATTCATTTCCGATTAATAACGGTGCATTTTTCAATTGCATAATAAAGAACAGTCCATAAAATATCAATTATATTGACAACAGCGTGAACCTAATCCAAATTTCTAcgggaaaataaaatatatacagcTGAAATGCCaagttgtttttatattttgtcaaAGTCATACGACAAAATGGATTTTCAGTTAATTCTATTCACATTTCTGTGTAAGTTAACATTTGGAGTTCATGGAATTTCTAGTTTTAAATACTTTGTAATTACTTTTTATAGTTATAATTTATGTGGAAACAACTACAGCAGACTTAAAGGAACTCGAATCCATTGCCCATAATATTGAAAACGCTATAAAAAGTACTGGAAATATACTTCAAAATATTGGTAATTTTTTGTGGAAAGCTGGAACGATGGGAGAGACGTTTGCAGGAATGCAATTAGCTGGAGCAGAATAACTAGATGTTTTCTTATTCGATAATTAACagtcaaaaatttcatttttaataacTCTTTTCTATGGAGAACAGTccattaaatttcaattatattgACAACAGCGCGAATCTAATTCAAATTCCTACGGTTAATTGTAATATATACAGCTTTAAATCGAAagatttttcatattttgcaAAATTCGTGCGACAATATGCGTTTCCActttattctatttttgtgTAAGTTAACATTTCTAATGTTGTGTATTTTCTGTTTTAAACTAACTGCTACTTATTTTTGAAAGCTCTATATTTTCTGGTTTCAACTAGAGCAGAGGGCTATCTCGATTCCGT
Coding sequences:
- the LOC26530044 gene encoding cytochrome c oxidase assembly factor 4 homolog, mitochondrial → MPGALESEQDPVEVMLKKTGCIDLHYKVQECIAETGDWRMCQEKVKEFKACMQKYVDQQSKKYANVK
- the LOC6640092 gene encoding tubulin-specific chaperone E, with product MVGIIDEAQLFYPLGTRIKIANNYGTVKYVGEVSGHMGTWLGIEWDDGMRGKHNGIVEGKRYFQTQLPTAGSFIRPGKVGPCATLEDAARERYVNYDSSNVDASLIREAQANLQASLFEVVGMDKIARKQSKFEQLSEISVDETPVNAAGYLKDLMHLTTLNVSHTLIWNWEIVASIAQQLPALNNLNLSSNRLVLPTTKQIAELEPSFRQLKHINLRNCGFADWQDVMQTALLWPDIISLGLQENSLSQLSVVNCESIFRQLQELDLHRTNLMDFDQVCKLGNIRTLRSLNLMENGIEEIKLPECDPQLKLNIFMSLEQLNLLHNPIWNEADAFNELDKLPQLKRLSKTPHLKSNFDEMVSKAVASIANLQYINRAEVMPDERRGAEYDIWKKYAVDWLQATQQGADALREFCRKHRTYPLLVKKYGSPIDFVPRPQIKQSNLIKVRILHKSSGQFWEKKVPRMITVQTLQGLVMKHFHLAGNTPQLCYIDAKHPELVVPLDNNAKTLDFYSVQEHDTVLVQ
- the LOC6640090 gene encoding peptidyl-tRNA hydrolase 2, mitochondrial, translated to MPMLSRLLRKLLSSSVPTSTKLALIVRGDLKMSKGKTAAQCAHAAIMCYQNAAQGSQEQSALLQYWCRMGQPKIVLRVENYKELEDLQLKGREAKMVAALVRDAGRTQLEAGTATVLGLGPAPTEEVDKLVKHLKLL
- the LOC6640091 gene encoding GTPase Era, mitochondrial codes for the protein MFGKVLKLLNGHRTHNLLLINVRNLNAASQTHGAVSATPPPPTSEAERQEETSQTQSLQKSLHIAVIGVPNVGKSTFINNIINHRVCPTSAKVHTTRKSHSAICTTGQTQLVFHDTPGLVTQREIRKHNLEQSFKSSYRHAIQNADVIAVMHDASNSWTRKELHPTVLDTLKAYANLPSFLILNKIDVLKSKRVLLDLIKTLTNDTLTGKRSTKGVPVRNDVEQVEPAVDTRLRQRTTNWSHFHDVFLVSGLTGNGLDELQDYLQDLAKPRAWKYASDVHTDASPEALIVESVRARLLDYLPQEIPYNLKCELEYYSVEKNVIYTSVQVQCPTQRIERLICGESNGKLRQITERVTSDLVEMFGQAVSLTISTFATTGKKSN